One genomic window of Solanum dulcamara chromosome 12, daSolDulc1.2, whole genome shotgun sequence includes the following:
- the LOC129877599 gene encoding F-box protein SKIP24, whose protein sequence is MSASDSALPEELWRRIVEIGIESSNFNYKDLCCLSITCTLLNRLSSDDSFWSSLFSADFPQYQHPSSSSSVFNKSLYKIRYEKVREQKLLAHRRAVLRIQSEINEHSKRIGEMELRSAEEKEKIKNSVAELLNMRKIRQAKVALNVWQPEIVRGKQRQTVEQCNVPIDDRIHAIEMELKLCKQQIQGLEMALRVEKKRMQRAREKLASVEYHPVREFNLTVSPIDEHDMRRKRFKNIK, encoded by the exons ATGTCGGCGTCGGATTCAGCTTTGCCGGAGGAGCTATGGAGACGAATCGTTGAAATCGGAATTGAATCCTCCAACTTCAACTACAAAGATCTTTGCTGCCTCTCCATAACTTGCACACTTCTCAATCGACTCTCCTCCGATGATTCTTTCTGGTCCTCTTTGTTCTCCGCCGATTTCCCCCAATATCAACatccttcatcttcatcttctgtTTTCAACAAATCGCTCTACAAAATTAG ATACGAAAAAGTCCGAGAACAGAAGCTTTTGGCCCATAGAAGGGCTGTTTTAAGAATTCAGAGTGAAATTAATGAGCATTCTAAGAGGATTGGAGAGATGGAACTTCGATCTGCAGAggagaaagagaaaataaagaacAGTGTTgctgagttgttaaatatgcgTAAGATCAG GCAAGCCAAAGTTGCACTAAATGTTTGGCAGCCGGAGATTGTCCGGGGTAAGCAGAGGCAGACAGTTGAGCAGTGCAATGTACCTATTGATGATCGTATCCATGCCATTGAGATGGAGCTCAAGCTTTGCAAACAACAAATTCAAGGGTTAGAGATGGCCCTT AGAGTTGAAAAAAAGAGAATGCAGAGAGCAAGGGAAAAACTGGCTTCAGTAGAATATCACCCCGTGCGGGAATTTAATTTAACAGTCAGCCCGATTGATGAACATGACATGAGAAGGAAAAGATTTAAGAACATCAAGT AA